In the genome of Brienomyrus brachyistius isolate T26 chromosome 17, BBRACH_0.4, whole genome shotgun sequence, one region contains:
- the LOC125712259 gene encoding high affinity choline transporter 1-like isoform X1 → MAIDIYHKFLPACAPFAWFCPFGELGVRSGNVFYSFKRLLHCRVSLSSRRKMAVNVPGLLSVLVFYLAILGTGLWASKKAKKEERKCKANRSEVTMVGGRNLSLWVSILTTTATWVGGGFLLGTAEVIYLPGRGLSWAIGPIGYSLNLIVAGLFFIKPVHKKNYVTVMDPFQEKYGDVLTSVLFIPSVLADVFWVACILAALGGTMSVILDIASHWAVILSAVVAILYTLLGGLYSVAYTDVVQLFLVFLGLWLCVPFILESPASVSILFTAVHEVFQVPWLGSLQLQDVGIWLDDLLLLTMSGVCFQAFYQRILATGSVAKAQITCFAAAAICFILAIPPILIGAVAASTDWNQTSFGLPAPYQQGKAGMILPIALQHLCPPFVSIAGIGAIAAAVMSSIDSALLSASSLFARNVYKNIIRKKASEREIVLVLKVCILVFGLLGASLAMSTGSVYVLWFMSGDIMYSVVCAQLLVVFFLPRHTNSYGSAAGFVTALLLRGLAGEPLLGVPALLGFPGCRLRDGILVQAFPFRTAIVLLTLAAILLVSRLAAALFSRGLLSERWDVFKLRQKDGATLKEVTLKEAAEGSSPNASSE, encoded by the exons atggctatTGATATATATCACAAGTTTTTACCCGCGTGTGCGCCCTTTGCTTGGTTTTGCCCTTTCGGAGAATTGGGCGTCCGGAGTGGTAACGTGTTCTATAGTTTTAAGCGGCTGCTTCACTGTCGGGTGTCCTTGTCCAGCAGGAG aaaaatggcAGTGAATGTTCCCGGCCTGCTCTCTGTGCTGGTGTTCTACCTCGCCatcctgggcacagggctgtgggcctCCAAGAAGGCtaagaaggaggagaggaaatGCAAGGCCAACCGCAGTGAGGTCACCATGGTGGGAGGGAGGAACCTCAGCCTCTGGGTCAGCATCCTGACCACCACTG CTACGTGGGTTGGAGGAGGCTTCCTCCTGGGCACTGCTGAGGTTATCTACCTCCCTGGTAGGGGTCTGTCCTGGGCCATTGGCCCCATCGGCTACAGCCTCAATCTCATTGTAG CGGGTCTTTTCTTTATCAAACCGGTGCACAAGAAGAACTACGTGACCGTGATGGACCCGTTTCAGGAAAAATACGGGGACGTGCTGACCAGCGTCCTCTTCATCCCCTCGGTGCTGGCGGATGTCTTCTGGGTGGCCTGCATCCTCGCTGCTCTAG GAGGGACGATGAGCGTGATCCTGGACATCGCCTCCCACTGGGCAGTCATCCTCTCGGCGGTGGTGGCCATCCTGTACACGCTGCTGGGGGGACTGTACTCGGTGGCGTACACTGATGTCGTTCAGCTCTTCCTTGTGTTTTTGGGGCTA TGGCTCTGCGTGCCCTTCATTCTGGAGAGCCCGGCGTCGGTCAGCATCCTCTTCACGGCCGTCCATGAGGTGTTTCAGGTGCCCTGGCTGGGCAGCCTGCAGCTGCAGGATGTGGGCATCTGGCTGGATGACCTGCTGCTGCTG ACCATGTCAGGGGTTTGCTTCCAAGCCTTCTACCAGAGAATCCTGGCCACCGGCAGCGTGGCCAAGGCCCAGATCACGTGCTTTGCTGCCGCGGCCATCTGCTTCATCCTGGCCATCCCGCCCATCCTCATAGGCGCTGTGGCCGCCTCCACTG ACTGGAACCAGACCAGCTTCGGGCTGCCCGCCCCGTACCAGCAGGGCAAAGCTGGCATGATCCTGCCCATCGCCCTGCAGCATCTCTGCCCACCGTTTGTGTCCATTGCCGGCATCGGCGCCATCGCTGCCGCCGTCATGTCATCGATCGACTCTGCTCTTCTGTCTGCCTCGTCGCTGTTCGCACGCAACGTCTACAAGAACATCATCAGGAAAAAG GCCTCGGAGAGGGAGATTGTGCTTGTCCTGAAGGTCTGCATTCTGGTCTTCGGCCTGTTGGGGGCGAGCTTGGCCATGAGCACTGGCTCTGTGTACGTGCTGTGGTTCATGAGCGGCGACATCATGTACTCGGTGGTGTGCGCACAGCTGCTGGTAGTCTTCTTCCTGCCTCGGCACACCAACAGCTATGGCTCAGCGGCGGGCTTCGTCACAGCTCTGCTGCTGCGCGGCCTGGCAGGGGAGCCGCTGCTGGGCGTGCCCGCCCTGCTCGGCTTCCCGGGCTGCCGTCTGCGTGACGGCATCCTCGTGCAGGCCTTCCCTTTCCGCACGGCCATCGTGCTCCTGACGCTAGCCGCCATCTTGCTGGTGTCCCGCCTGGCCGCCGCCCTATTCTCCAGGGGACTGCTGTCGGAGCGTTGGGATGTCTTCAAGCTGAGGCAGAAGGACGGCGCCACCTTGAAGGAAGTGACTCTGAAGGAAGCGGCCGAGGGCAGCAGCCCGAACGCGagttcagaatga
- the LOC125712259 gene encoding high-affinity choline transporter 1-like isoform X2 translates to MAVNVPGLLSVLVFYLAILGTGLWASKKAKKEERKCKANRSEVTMVGGRNLSLWVSILTTTATWVGGGFLLGTAEVIYLPGRGLSWAIGPIGYSLNLIVAGLFFIKPVHKKNYVTVMDPFQEKYGDVLTSVLFIPSVLADVFWVACILAALGGTMSVILDIASHWAVILSAVVAILYTLLGGLYSVAYTDVVQLFLVFLGLWLCVPFILESPASVSILFTAVHEVFQVPWLGSLQLQDVGIWLDDLLLLTMSGVCFQAFYQRILATGSVAKAQITCFAAAAICFILAIPPILIGAVAASTDWNQTSFGLPAPYQQGKAGMILPIALQHLCPPFVSIAGIGAIAAAVMSSIDSALLSASSLFARNVYKNIIRKKASEREIVLVLKVCILVFGLLGASLAMSTGSVYVLWFMSGDIMYSVVCAQLLVVFFLPRHTNSYGSAAGFVTALLLRGLAGEPLLGVPALLGFPGCRLRDGILVQAFPFRTAIVLLTLAAILLVSRLAAALFSRGLLSERWDVFKLRQKDGATLKEVTLKEAAEGSSPNASSE, encoded by the exons atggcAGTGAATGTTCCCGGCCTGCTCTCTGTGCTGGTGTTCTACCTCGCCatcctgggcacagggctgtgggcctCCAAGAAGGCtaagaaggaggagaggaaatGCAAGGCCAACCGCAGTGAGGTCACCATGGTGGGAGGGAGGAACCTCAGCCTCTGGGTCAGCATCCTGACCACCACTG CTACGTGGGTTGGAGGAGGCTTCCTCCTGGGCACTGCTGAGGTTATCTACCTCCCTGGTAGGGGTCTGTCCTGGGCCATTGGCCCCATCGGCTACAGCCTCAATCTCATTGTAG CGGGTCTTTTCTTTATCAAACCGGTGCACAAGAAGAACTACGTGACCGTGATGGACCCGTTTCAGGAAAAATACGGGGACGTGCTGACCAGCGTCCTCTTCATCCCCTCGGTGCTGGCGGATGTCTTCTGGGTGGCCTGCATCCTCGCTGCTCTAG GAGGGACGATGAGCGTGATCCTGGACATCGCCTCCCACTGGGCAGTCATCCTCTCGGCGGTGGTGGCCATCCTGTACACGCTGCTGGGGGGACTGTACTCGGTGGCGTACACTGATGTCGTTCAGCTCTTCCTTGTGTTTTTGGGGCTA TGGCTCTGCGTGCCCTTCATTCTGGAGAGCCCGGCGTCGGTCAGCATCCTCTTCACGGCCGTCCATGAGGTGTTTCAGGTGCCCTGGCTGGGCAGCCTGCAGCTGCAGGATGTGGGCATCTGGCTGGATGACCTGCTGCTGCTG ACCATGTCAGGGGTTTGCTTCCAAGCCTTCTACCAGAGAATCCTGGCCACCGGCAGCGTGGCCAAGGCCCAGATCACGTGCTTTGCTGCCGCGGCCATCTGCTTCATCCTGGCCATCCCGCCCATCCTCATAGGCGCTGTGGCCGCCTCCACTG ACTGGAACCAGACCAGCTTCGGGCTGCCCGCCCCGTACCAGCAGGGCAAAGCTGGCATGATCCTGCCCATCGCCCTGCAGCATCTCTGCCCACCGTTTGTGTCCATTGCCGGCATCGGCGCCATCGCTGCCGCCGTCATGTCATCGATCGACTCTGCTCTTCTGTCTGCCTCGTCGCTGTTCGCACGCAACGTCTACAAGAACATCATCAGGAAAAAG GCCTCGGAGAGGGAGATTGTGCTTGTCCTGAAGGTCTGCATTCTGGTCTTCGGCCTGTTGGGGGCGAGCTTGGCCATGAGCACTGGCTCTGTGTACGTGCTGTGGTTCATGAGCGGCGACATCATGTACTCGGTGGTGTGCGCACAGCTGCTGGTAGTCTTCTTCCTGCCTCGGCACACCAACAGCTATGGCTCAGCGGCGGGCTTCGTCACAGCTCTGCTGCTGCGCGGCCTGGCAGGGGAGCCGCTGCTGGGCGTGCCCGCCCTGCTCGGCTTCCCGGGCTGCCGTCTGCGTGACGGCATCCTCGTGCAGGCCTTCCCTTTCCGCACGGCCATCGTGCTCCTGACGCTAGCCGCCATCTTGCTGGTGTCCCGCCTGGCCGCCGCCCTATTCTCCAGGGGACTGCTGTCGGAGCGTTGGGATGTCTTCAAGCTGAGGCAGAAGGACGGCGCCACCTTGAAGGAAGTGACTCTGAAGGAAGCGGCCGAGGGCAGCAGCCCGAACGCGagttcagaatga
- the LOC125712313 gene encoding V-set and transmembrane domain-containing protein 5 produces MSQRGGWNPCATVTLAVLYMGLCPSGQAISVNSPQSSLQASVGDDVLLSVRFTCVGTPTVRWMFFSARGGQQVATWRPGFFRNVSEAYVGRLHLHENGSVTVLTVGVGDSGFYCLTVTDESDSSRDAAILLTVKEVLFEDVQYLAVFITILGSAAGFLAVMMWFLNKVSVRIKEWCHRRHLPEHEETELQAL; encoded by the exons ATGTCGCAGCGGGGGGGCTGGAATCCGTGTGCCACGGTGACCCTGGCGGTGCTGTACATGGGCTTGTGTCCCTCGG GGCAGGCCATCAGTGTTAACAGCCCCCAGTCGAGCCTGCAGGCGTCCGTGGGGGATGACGTCTTGCTGTCCGTCCGCTTCACCTGTGTCGGGACCCCCACCGTCCGATGGATGTTCTTCTCGGCCAGGGGGGGGCAGCAAGTCGCCACCTGGAGACCAGGCTTTTTCCGCAACGTGTCAGAGGCTTATGTGGGCAGGCTGCACCTGCATGAGAACGGCTCAGTCACGGTGCTCACGGTCGGCGTGGGCGACTCGGGCTTCTACTGTCTCACTGTAACCGATGAGTCGGACAGCAGCCGGGACGCGGCCATCCTACTGACAGTCAAAG AGGTGCTCTTTGAGGACGTGCAGTACCTGGCGGTCTTCATCACCATCCTGGGGTCGGCGGCTGGCTTCCTTGCGGTTATGATGTGGTTTCTGAACAAGGTCTCCGTGCGGATTAAAGAGTGGTGCCACCGGAGGCACCTGCCAG AACATGAGGAGACAGAGCTACAGGCTCTCTGA
- the med17 gene encoding mediator of RNA polymerase II transcription subunit 17 codes for MSGGPAVRVSIESSCEKQVQEVSLDGLETYVPPLSMSQNLAKLAQRIDFSQGSDSEEEGAEGEHREHEWVKQEPEDDDATVKFQPSLWPWDSVRNNLRSALTEMCVLYDVLNVVKQKKYMTLDPVSQDPMAGKAPQVLQLISKKKALATAAQLLQKGAEKLSKSVAENQENRRQRDFNSELLRLRSQWKLRKVGDKILGDLSYRSAGSLFPHHGTFEVIKNTDIDLDKKIPEDYCPLNVQIPSDLEGSAYIKVSIQKQAPDIGDLGTVNLFRRQPKPKAGTQPWHLKLEAAQNVLLCKEIFAQLSREAVQIKSQIPHIVVKNQIISQPFPGLQLSISLCHFTGDKKNSKASPEKPKADDHLYVLEHNLHQLMREFHKQTLSSVVMPHPASAPFGHKRLRLAGPMAYDKAEIASLQQGEGLLEKIIKQAKHIFLRSRTARTIDNLASRIEDPQIQAHWSNINDVYESSVKVLITSQGYEQICKSIQLQLNIGVEQIRVVHRDGRVITLSHQEQELQDFLLSQMSQHQVHAVQQLAKVMGWHVLSFSNHVGLGPIESIGNASAITVASSSGEYAISVRNGPESGCKVLVQFPRNQCKELPKGDVIQDVKWNHLRGPFKEVHWSKMEGRNFVYKMELLMAALTPCP; via the exons ATGTCGGGTGGGCCAGCAGTACGTGTAAGCATCGAGTCCTCCTGCGAGAAGCAGGTTCAGGAGGTCTCCTTGGATGGCTTGGAGACGTACGTCCCACCCCTGTCCATGTCTCAAAACCTAGCCAAGCTCGCCCAGCGTATTGACTTCAGCCAGGGATCCGActcggaggaggagggggcTGAAGGCGAGCACCGGGAGCATGAGTGGGTGAAGCAGGAGCCtgaggatgatgatg CCACAGTGAAGTTCCAGCCATCACTGTGGCCCTGGGACTCGGTGCGGAACAACCTGCGGAGCGCGCTGACTGAGATGTGCGTGCTGTATGATGTCCTGAACGTCGTCAAGCAGAAGAAGTACATGACCCTGGATCCGGTCTCCCAGGACCCAATGGCTGGGAAG GCCCCTCAGGTGCTGCAGCTGATTAGCAAGAAGAAAGCTTTGGCTACCGCAGCACAGTTACTGCAGAAAGGGGCAGAGAAGCTCAGCAAGTCTGTGGCGGAGAACCAGGAGAACCGGCGCCAGAGGGACTTCAACTCGGAGCTCCTCCGTTTGCGCTCCCAGTGGAAGCTCCGGAAGGTGGGAGACAAGATCCTGGGGGACCTGAGCTACCGCAGCGCAG GGTCTTTGTTCCCTCATCACGGTACATTTGAAGTAATCAAAAACACAGACATTGACCTGGATAAGAAGATTCCTGAGGATTACTGTCCCCTGAATGTGCAGATTCCCAGTGATCTGGAGGGATCTGCCTACATTAAG GTTTCAATTCAGAAACAGGCCCCTGACATTGGTGACCTTGGTACTGTGAATCTCTTCAGACGGCAGCCGAAACCAAAAGCAG GAACCCAGCCCTGGCATTTGAAGCTCGAGGCAGCCCAGAATGTCCTGCTCTGTAAGGAGATTTTCGCCCAGCTGTCCCGGGAAGCTGTTCAGATCAAGTCACAGATTCCACACATCGTGGTGAAGAATCAGATCATTTCTCAGCCTTTTCCAG GCCTGCAGCTCTCAATTTCACTGTGCCACTTCACGGGGGACAAGAAGAACTCGAAAGCCTCTCCTGAGAAGCCCAAGGCAGATGATCACCTCTATGTTCTAGAACACAACTTGCACCAACTCATGAGAGAG TTCCACAAGCAGACCCTGAGCTCCGTGGTAATGCCACATCCAGCCAGTGCCCCCTTTGGGCACAAGCGCTTGCGGCTAGCAGGGCCCATGGCCTACGACAAGGCCGAGATAGCCTCTCTGCAGCAGGGCGAGGGTCTCCTGGAGAAGATCATCAAACAAGCGAAGCACATCTTCCTCCGAAGCAG AACCGCACGGACCATCGACAACCTGGCCAGCCGCATAGAGGACCCTCAGATACAGGCCCACTGGTCCAACATCAACGACGTCTACGAGTCCAGCGTCAAGGTGCTCATCACCTCACAGGGGTATGAGCAGATCTGCAA GTCTATTCAGCTGCAGCTGAACATTGGGGTGGAGCAGATCCGGGTCGTCCATCGGGACGGCAGAGTCATCACACTGTCccatcaggaacaggagctgcaggACTTCCTTCTGTCCCAG ATGTCTCAGCACCAGGTCCACGCTGTGCAGCAGCTGGCCaaggtgatgggctggcatgtgCTCAGCTTCAGCAACCACGTGGGCCTGGGTCCCATCGAGAGCATCGGCAATGCGTCTGCCATCACCGTGGCCTCCTCCAGCGGGGAGTACGCCATCTCAG TGCGCAATGGACCAGAGAGCGGCTGTAAGGTTCTGGTCCAGTTCCCTCGGAATCAGTGCAAGGAGCTGCCAAAGGGTGACGTGATCCAGGATGTCAAGTGGAATCACCTTCGCGGCCCCTTCAAGGAGGTGCATTGGAGCAAGATGGAGGGACGCAACTTTGTCTACAAGATGGAGCTCCTTATGGCCGCCCTCACGCCCTGCCCGTAG